A genome region from Hevea brasiliensis isolate MT/VB/25A 57/8 chromosome 9, ASM3005281v1, whole genome shotgun sequence includes the following:
- the LOC110653543 gene encoding homeobox-leucine zipper protein ATHB-13, whose translation MTCNGMAFFPANFMLQTPHEEDHHQPPTSLNPILPSCTPQEFHGVASFLGKRSMSFSGIDASCHEEANGEDELSDDGSQAGEKKRRLNMEQVKTLEKNFELGNKLEPERKMQLARALGLQPRQIAIWFQNRRARWKTKQLEKDYDLLKRQFEAIKAENDALQAQNQKLHAEILALKSREPTESINLNKETEGSCSNRSENSSEIKLDISRTPAIDSPLSNHPTSRTLFPSSSIRPTGVAQLFQNSSSRPDHIHCQKNIDQMVKEESLSNMFCGIDEQSAFWPWLEQQHFN comes from the exons ATGACTTGCAATGGGATGGCTTTCTTCCCAGCTAATTTCATGCTTCAAACTCCCCATGAAGAAGATCATCATCAACCTCCCACTTCTCTCAACCCAATTCTACCCTCATGCACACCCCAAGAATTCCATG GGGTGGCATCATTTCTAGGGAAGAGGTCAATGTCATTTTCAGGGATTGATGCCTCGTGTCATGAAGAAGCTAATGGAGAGGATGAGTTGTCCGATGATGGCTCACAAGCaggagagaagaagagaaggCTTAATATGGAACAAGTGAAGACCCTTGAGAAGAACTTTGAATTGGGTAACAAGCTTGAACCTGAGAGAAAAATGCAGCTGGCTAGGGCTCTCGGTCTGCAACCAAGACAGATTGCTATATGGTTCCAAAACAGGAGGGCTAGATGGAAGACTAAACAGCTTGAGAAAGACTATGACCTCCTCAAGAGACAGTTTGAAGCTATCAAAGCTGAGAACGATGCACTCCAAGCTCAGAACCAGAAGCTTCATGCAGAG ATATTGGCACTGAAAAGCAGGGAACCAACTGAGTCTATTAACCTCAATAAAGAAACCGAGGGTTCTTGCAGTAATAGAAGTGAAAACAGCTCTGAAATCAAACTGGATATCTCAAGGACACCAGCTATTGATAGCCCCCTATCTAATCATCCAACAAGCAGGACCCTTTTTCCATCTTCATCTATAAGGCCTACAGGTGTGGCACAGCTATTCCAAAACAGCTCTTCAAGGCCTGATCACATCCATTGCCAGAAGAATATTGATCAAATGGTCAAGGAAGAAAGCCTTAGCAACATGTTCTGTGGCATTGATGAGCAATCTGCGTTTTGGCCATGGCTTGAGCAGCAACACTTCAATTGA